Proteins encoded by one window of Erysipelothrix rhusiopathiae:
- a CDS encoding family 20 glycosylhydrolase, protein MKHLKKQFVILALSFGLAFTGFGNKIYADEPAEVPLSILSIDAGRKYFSEEQLMTIIDQAHQNGYTGVQILLGNDGLRFVLDDMSMNVQGKTFESDALKKAITVGNKSYYNDPNGDVLTEAEMTRILNHAKAIGIDIIPVINSPGHMDAILVAMEELGLSNVRYQNNNKTSERTVNIENKEAIAFVQALTKKYVDYFGNAGASSIFNFGADEYANDVFTSPGWGELQKNGLYGDFIAYSNTLAQIIKDAGMKPMSFNDGIYYNSKDQFGTFDKDIIISYWTSGWWGFNVAKPDYFASKGHPILNTNDGWYWVLGRIDKDGYNLKDALKRTQTNDFNDLAGGSKIPSIGSMQAIWADDPSQDHGMNHIIELMDAFATRHADKLVKPADYSVLDHTLTAIPKNLDLYSDESVMKLQNLVASIVRSYRIPEQNKVDAINSQLEDAIKNLELKMADYSKLEVLKERVTKLNADDYENYEVITDALALIENNRKITHQSDVDEWTETLENALKALIFKNDEPNVPNPKEDDTTILDTKTENKPTTMSKTPTTQITSTTQTMKPKETTLPITGIQYDLTNKILGSLMLFGGALVLKRKS, encoded by the coding sequence ATGAAACACTTGAAGAAACAATTCGTAATCTTAGCTTTAAGTTTTGGATTAGCATTCACAGGTTTTGGTAATAAGATTTATGCGGACGAACCCGCCGAAGTCCCTTTAAGCATTCTTTCGATTGACGCAGGTCGAAAATACTTCTCTGAAGAACAATTAATGACCATTATTGATCAAGCACATCAAAATGGCTATACTGGGGTACAAATACTTCTTGGAAATGATGGCTTACGCTTTGTTTTGGACGATATGTCCATGAATGTACAGGGGAAAACATTTGAAAGCGATGCACTTAAGAAAGCCATCACAGTTGGTAATAAGAGTTATTATAATGATCCAAATGGTGATGTTTTAACTGAAGCAGAAATGACACGCATTCTAAATCACGCGAAAGCAATCGGAATTGACATTATTCCAGTCATTAACAGCCCCGGCCACATGGACGCAATCCTTGTAGCTATGGAAGAACTTGGACTAAGCAATGTCCGTTACCAAAACAATAACAAAACTTCAGAACGTACAGTTAATATTGAAAATAAAGAAGCAATCGCTTTTGTTCAAGCATTAACTAAGAAATATGTTGACTACTTTGGAAATGCGGGTGCATCCTCAATTTTCAACTTTGGTGCTGATGAATATGCAAATGATGTATTCACATCACCTGGTTGGGGTGAACTGCAAAAAAATGGACTTTATGGAGATTTTATTGCATACTCAAATACTTTAGCTCAAATCATTAAAGATGCAGGTATGAAACCCATGAGTTTTAACGATGGTATCTACTACAATAGTAAAGATCAATTCGGAACTTTTGATAAAGATATTATTATTTCATATTGGACTTCAGGTTGGTGGGGATTTAATGTCGCGAAACCAGACTACTTTGCATCAAAAGGACATCCAATTCTTAATACAAATGATGGATGGTACTGGGTATTAGGTCGAATCGATAAAGATGGTTACAACCTTAAAGATGCTCTGAAGCGAACACAAACCAACGATTTTAACGACTTAGCTGGGGGCAGTAAAATTCCATCGATTGGAAGCATGCAAGCGATTTGGGCGGATGATCCATCACAAGATCACGGTATGAATCATATTATCGAACTCATGGATGCGTTTGCTACGCGTCATGCAGATAAATTAGTGAAACCTGCAGATTATTCAGTACTCGATCACACTCTAACAGCAATCCCTAAAAATCTTGATCTTTATTCTGATGAGTCGGTAATGAAGCTTCAAAACCTTGTTGCATCAATTGTACGTTCATACCGAATCCCTGAGCAGAATAAAGTTGATGCAATTAATTCACAACTCGAAGATGCGATTAAAAATCTTGAACTAAAGATGGCAGATTATTCAAAACTAGAGGTCCTCAAAGAACGTGTTACGAAATTAAATGCTGATGACTACGAAAACTATGAAGTTATTACTGATGCATTAGCACTTATCGAAAATAATCGTAAAATCACACATCAAAGTGACGTGGATGAGTGGACTGAAACTCTAGAAAATGCACTTAAAGCGCTCATATTCAAAAACGATGAGCCAAATGTACCAAACCCTAAAGAAGATGACACAACAATCTTAGACACCAAAACAGAAAACAAACCCACAACGATGTCTAAAACACCTACCACACAGATAACTTCGACGACACAAACTATGAAACCAAAAGAAACAACACTTCCTATTACAGGAATCCAGTACGATTTAACCAATAAAATTTTGGGTAGCCTCATGTTATTCGGTGGCGCACTTGTATTAAAAAGAAAATCCTAA
- a CDS encoding surface protective antigen SpaC, translating into MTHKSKYISRFLKFMICSCISFTVLMSKTTLINAQELKQAEQDLKYYSELTPERALVMFKAYLYSFDGMTEERVNRYINQIKKLPVEQQAAKIVELKKPFEERRVRENRLKAIETLTEEIRGKFFFIPSNVKENYISLIQSAPLEELEKYREELQALDKKNSLMADVFLKLREELFKMKFLSQSEKNHYDDEMESAYNDKNEYMLQSVFKRAQEANEKARLKAPETLLGNAKANAKTKIERLYAMIDAMDHDLKPLPDTAFYQGYKPFWKQYQSMRIPKEAMLKELEKQKRVEDVESYISQKVMQHMDYVSLEYSARKALSLAKLYPNVASVQKHLAEDIFKTWPQGDISGVSFVSDRRLQRIELAIQEYKNQTKKPDEPAKPVVHIKPDVPAKPGAPVKPVAPVKPVAPVKPVAPVKPVAPVKPVAPVKSVLPEKPKVLIKNTWKKINQKNYYFNQDGLPLTGFFNVNQKLYYATVEDGTKLGWHKVNKKWYFTEQDGLVVMGWKKIKNQWYYLDNSGVMATGWKKVSNKWYYLGESGAMASGWKKINNKWYYLENSGVMATGWKKVNHKWYYLENSGAMATGWKKINNTWYFLEPSGMMATGWKKVNQQWYYFNDSGAMITGRHKIQGKWYRFNENGVWL; encoded by the coding sequence ATGACACATAAATCAAAATACATATCACGATTTTTAAAGTTTATGATATGTTCTTGTATTAGTTTTACGGTTTTAATGAGTAAGACAACACTTATTAATGCTCAAGAACTAAAACAAGCAGAACAAGATTTGAAATACTACTCTGAATTGACACCAGAACGAGCATTAGTAATGTTTAAAGCTTACTTATACTCATTTGATGGGATGACGGAAGAACGTGTTAATCGTTATATTAATCAGATTAAAAAACTTCCGGTAGAACAGCAAGCGGCCAAGATTGTGGAACTGAAAAAACCATTTGAAGAACGTAGAGTTCGAGAAAATCGTTTAAAAGCGATTGAGACGCTTACAGAGGAAATCCGTGGTAAGTTCTTTTTTATTCCAAGTAACGTTAAAGAAAACTATATCAGTTTAATTCAAAGTGCACCACTTGAAGAACTAGAGAAATATCGCGAGGAATTACAAGCACTTGATAAGAAGAATTCTTTAATGGCGGATGTGTTTTTAAAACTTCGTGAAGAACTTTTCAAAATGAAATTTTTATCTCAAAGTGAGAAAAATCACTATGATGATGAGATGGAATCTGCATACAACGATAAAAATGAATACATGCTGCAAAGTGTTTTCAAACGAGCACAAGAAGCGAATGAAAAGGCACGTTTAAAAGCTCCTGAAACACTCCTTGGTAATGCGAAAGCGAATGCGAAAACCAAAATCGAACGTTTATACGCCATGATTGATGCAATGGATCACGATCTTAAACCGTTACCCGATACTGCATTCTATCAAGGGTATAAACCTTTTTGGAAACAATATCAATCAATGCGTATACCAAAAGAAGCAATGTTGAAGGAATTGGAAAAGCAAAAACGTGTTGAAGATGTTGAATCATATATTTCACAAAAAGTAATGCAACACATGGACTATGTTTCGTTAGAGTATTCAGCACGAAAAGCTTTAAGCTTAGCAAAGCTTTATCCTAATGTTGCATCCGTTCAAAAACACCTTGCAGAAGATATATTCAAAACATGGCCTCAAGGTGATATTTCGGGTGTGTCTTTTGTATCCGATAGACGACTTCAACGCATTGAACTCGCAATCCAGGAATATAAGAACCAAACTAAAAAACCGGATGAACCTGCAAAACCAGTTGTACATATAAAACCAGATGTGCCTGCAAAACCAGGTGCACCTGTTAAACCAGTAGCACCTGTTAAACCAGTAGCACCTGTTAAACCAGTAGCACCTGTTAAACCAGTAGCACCTGTTAAACCAGTAGCACCTGTCAAATCAGTATTACCAGAAAAACCAAAAGTTTTGATTAAAAACACATGGAAAAAAATCAATCAGAAGAATTACTACTTCAATCAAGACGGACTTCCACTAACTGGATTTTTCAATGTAAATCAAAAACTTTATTATGCAACTGTAGAAGATGGGACGAAATTAGGTTGGCATAAGGTCAATAAAAAGTGGTACTTTACCGAACAAGACGGTTTAGTCGTTATGGGTTGGAAAAAGATTAAGAATCAGTGGTATTACTTAGATAACAGTGGTGTTATGGCAACAGGTTGGAAAAAAGTATCGAATAAGTGGTATTACCTTGGGGAATCGGGTGCTATGGCATCGGGATGGAAAAAGATAAACAATAAGTGGTACTATCTTGAAAACTCAGGTGTGATGGCAACAGGCTGGAAAAAAGTGAATCATAAGTGGTACTATCTTGAAAATTCAGGAGCGATGGCTACAGGATGGAAAAAAATTAATAATACGTGGTATTTTCTTGAACCGTCAGGAATGATGGCAACGGGATGGAAGAAAGTTAACCAGCAATGGTATTACTTTAATGATTCAGGCGCTATGATAACAGGACGGCACAAAATACAGGGGAAATGGTACCGATTTAATGAGAATGGGGTCTGGTTATAA